GGTTTCTTGTGCTTGCCATTCTTGTTGCCGGCTGCACCCAGAATTCAGCCGTTCCTGTAACGCCCACTATCACGCAATCGGTCGATCTCATCACGCCGACTGCCACGCCGACCGCGGTTATCGCGGACGGGATGATGCAGATCAACGTGACGGCAAAACAGAGCGGCCATAATGTTATTGTAACCTATAACGGCGGCGCAAGCGCTGCAAGCCTGACGGCACTCAAGATTACCATCTACGATCAGAACGGGCAGATCGTTACCCGGACCATGGAAAACCCGCAGCCGGGTGATGTGTATACATTCCCCTATGAAGGGGTACCGGATCCATCCAACGTCGACGTTATTGGTATCTTTACCGGTGGCGTCCAGCAGACCGTGCTCATGACGAACCTATAACCTGCTGATGAGGCAGGGTCCAGTTCTCCCATTTTTAGGAAGATTCCTCGGACGGCGTCGATATGTTAACGATACCCCGGAAATAATACCTCCTCTGGTATGTCCCGTCCCGGAAAAAATCCCCTTGTCCCCTGTGCCGTTCCTGTCGTCTTTCTGGTAGCGGCGGTTTTTGTCATCTGCACGCCCGCTGCCGCAACCCTTGTCCTCACCGACCAGTCGTTAGTCCCCGTCCCCCCGCTGGCTCTGGGGAGCGGGGAGCAGGCACGCGTTACCTTCGCCGTTCTCCCCTCGGGTGACACGACGTTTATCGGGACGCACACGCTCCAGATGCAGACCGGGCTGTCCGGTGCCCGGTGGGATATTCAGGTTATTGCAAACGGTCGTGCTGCCGCGCAGCAGTCGGCATCCGGCACATCGGCGTTTGTGAACGGGTATCTCCTCTCGTACCCGGTGACAAGCGACGTCTCGCTTACGGTCGCGCTCAACGGTACGGTCCCGTCAGGTGCAGCCCCGGAAGTAACGATCCTTCAGGTGACCGAACTCGACACTGCGGGCCAGCCTGTTCCGGGGAGCAGTATCCTGATTTCCGCCCCGGTGGTATCTCCCTCTGCTGTACCGGCCGTGTCCCGTCAGGAAACGCAATCTTCCCTGCCCGCATCGCAGCCGTCGCCGACAAAGGCCGGCTCGTCGGCAGTATGCCTCGGGGCGGTTGCTGCCGTACTGGCGCTGTTCGGGTATGCCCGGGTACGGAAGTAACCGGACTATCCGGTGTCCGTCTCATGCCGGCGGCTCGTGACCGCCGCTGCGCACACGCCGCCAAGCGCCAGGCAGGCGCCGATCACCACGAGCCCGGCATTCGTGCTCCCGGTGATCTGGGCCAGGCAGCCCATGAGGGTCGGGCCGACAAAGCCCCCGAGGTTCCCGATCGAGTTGATGACCGCAATCCCGGCCGCGGCCGTGACCTCGGCAAGGAAGAGCGAGGGGAGCGTCCAGAACGGCCCGAAGGCGAGAAAGATCCCCATTGTTGCGATGACGAGCAGGGCAAACGCGATGAGCGGTGAAGAGACGATCCCCGACAGGGCTAGGGCTATCCCCCCCGCGAGCGGCGGGATTGCCGTGTGCCAGCGCCGCTCCCCGGTCCGGTCGGAGTGCCGGGACCAGAGGATCATCCCTGCACCGGCACATGCATAGGGGATGACCATCACCAGCCCGATGGTGGTGTTCGAGAGGCTCGCGTTCATGGACCTGATGATCTGGGGCATCCAGAACCCGAGGCCGTATAACGCGATCACGAGCATGCAGTAGATGAACGCCAGGTGCCAGATCCTTTTGTCGGCCACGACCGAGACAAGGCCGGTATGGCCGCCCTTTTGTTCGCGCAGGGAGTTCTCTTTTTCAATTTCAGAAGAGAGCCAGGCCCGCTCTTCCGGTTCGAGCCAGCGGGCGTTTTCGGGCCGGTCGGTGAGGTAAAAATACGCGACGATCCCAAGGAGGATCGCGGGCAGGCCCTCGATGATAAAGAGCCAGCGCCAGCCGGCCATGCCCAGCCAGTGGACGGAGTCGAGGATCCAGGTTGAGACCGGTGCCCCCACGATCGTGGAGATGGCAAGCGCGGTCATCAACAGCCCGACCGCTTTTGCCTGGTCTTTTCCCCGGAACCAGTAGGTGATATAGAGGAGGACGCCCGGGAAGAAGCCGGCCTCTGCAACCCCGAGTGCGAACCGGAGCACGGCTACCTGGAATGCACCGGTGACAAAGGCCGTAAACATCACCACGATCCCCCAGCTTACGAGGATCCGGGCGATCCAGATCCGGGCCCCGACCTTCTGGAGGATCAGGTTGCTGGGGAGTTCGAAGAAGAGATACCCGATAAAGAAGATCCCGGAGAGAAAGCCGAAGACCTCGCTTGAAAGCCCGAGCGCACTGTTCATCTCGAGGGCCGCAAAACCGAAGTTCACACGGTCGAGGTAGGCGATCACGTAAAGGAGGATCAGAAACGGCAGCAGCCGGACGCTCACTTTTTTTATGGTCCGCTCCCCGATATCCCCGCAGGTGCCGGAGTTCACGTATCCCCGTTGGCAGTACCTGGCATTATGCCTGCCGGTCGGCACTGCCGGCGGTTGCCTGCGACGGTAACTATACTATACCCGGCACCCCACCTGTTCTGCATGGATAACACCGCCGCTGCTCTTGCTGCGCTCCGTGGTACCACGATACCGGAAAAGATGGCCTCTATCGGGGTCGACAAAGGAAGAATGGTCGACATCCGAAATCTCGAGGGGATTGCCCGGGATTACGGAGTTGCGGTCTACCTGTTTTTCGAGAAGGATCTCGCCACTACCCGGAGCCTTGCCGAGGTGCAGGAGGAGTACCGCGGTGTCCCCGAGTACGAGCGGCCCTTTATCCGGGTGGACCGGTTCCTTGCATTTACCAAGGAGAACGATCCCTCCTTTGCCCAGACCATCGAGGAGTTCCCCCTGATGGTCGAGATTGTCAGCGTTGGGGAAGGCCCCGATGCAGAGACCGGGAAGACCGGGCCGTTTGCCACCGGCCTTATGCCGTTTTTGGACGAGTTCGATGTAGATACGGACCCGGTAGCAACCAGAAACGGCCAGCCGCTCTGATTTTTCCCTTCGCAGCTGCCCGCGAGTCACCCCGCCCGGATACGCGTATGGCAAAAAAGTCCCGCCGGTTTATCTGGCAGTTTGTTATCTGCCTTGGCTTTCTCTCGGGGATCTGGACCGCGATCGGCCTTGACCCGGGGGATCTGCTGATATCGGTGGTCGGTTCGGCCATCGATTCCGTCTTCCCGAGCCCCCTTGTCAGGTACCTGTTCGTCATCCTGCCCACCATTCTCCTCGCCATCTCGGTTATCGGGGCCTACCGGAAGGGAAACGTGCTTGGCCTGGTCTCGGTTCTCGTAGCGTACGGGGCGGGCCTCGTGATCCTAGCCATGCCCGGTTTCGGACTTGTCCTGCTCGCACTTGCGGCAGCTGTCGGGTACTGTGCCGCAGCAAAACGCCGGAAAGGAATTGTGTAACCCGGGGGATATACGCAATTTAAATCCCGGCACAACAAAAATTTACGGACATGAGTCTGTTCCCCAAGAAGAATATCATCTGTTTTTTCGATACCATTGCGCCCAGCAAGTACCTGGTAAAATTCCGGAAACTCGCCATAATCGAGCCGTTCATGGGATACGATATCGCGAACCGGGGCCGGCTCTCCCATTACGGCAGCCCCGAGAGGAAGCAGTTCGCTACCTCCTTAAAGAAGATCCGGTCCGAGACCGAGCTGCTCCTTGAGGATATCGAAGCCTACCACATCTATATGGCGGCAAAGATCACCCAGAAGATCCCCGGCGATATTGCCGAGGTCGGCGTGTACAAGGGCGGGTCCGCGAAGATCATCTGCTCTGCAAAAGGCGACCGGGCCCTGCACCTCTTCGACACGTTTGCCGGCCTGCCCAAGGTGGACGAGGTAGACCAGGTCTGGCCGTTCTACGAGGGCAAGTTCGCCGCATCCTATGAAAATGTCAGGGCCTACCTTGCCGGGGAGAAAAATGTCCACATCTACAAGGGGCTCTTCCCCGACACGGCCGGCCCGGTCACAGAGAAGCAGTTCTCGCTCGTGAACCTGGATGTCGACACCTACGAGAGCACGAAAAAGTGCCTCGAATTTTTCTACCCCCGGATGAATGCCGGTGGCGTTATCATCTCCCACGATTACCTGACCGTGCCCGGGGTACGAAAAGCGGTGGACGAGTATTTCACCGACAAGCCGGAGCCGGTCGTGGAAACTGCCGCATCCCAGTGTATCGTAGTAAAAGTCTAATCCCCAGTACGGGGAACAGTCGTTTTTATCTCTCTTTTTTTGGCCGTTTCCTTTCAAAGAAACGGGATTGTTAACTCTGCAATAAAAAAAGGGGTTTATTCCCGGAAGATGAGGATGCCGAAGATCACGAGCATCAGGCCGGCAAGCAGCACGACGATGCCGATGAGCCCCTCTACGGCAACGATAACCTGGGGCAGGAATGCCCAGATTGCCCAGGCCCCGAGGATCACAAGGATGATACCCACAATGAGTGCAGCGATTCCAGTCTTGTCCATAATCAATTCTCCGGATATATCTCTCTCAATGAGACCCTATAAGGATTTGCCGCCCGGTCCGTCCTTCCATTCCCTAATAAAAGAATTTCCCAGGGGAGAGCGCACCGTCACGTCCGCACAAGTTTGAGGATCTCGACCGGGATCTCATGAGCATCCCGGGTATGGAAGGCAAACGTGCGTTTGATGGAAAATGTCCCGCTGACCTGCCCGGCAACCGTCGCCCGCCCTTTGACATATGCATTCACGAACGGCGTCGAACCGGCATTGAAGATCCCGTAGGTCACCGGGGCGATTGCAAGGGCCGCGTCGATAAACGGCCGGTCGGCATGGAGGTTCTGTTTCTGGGCGCCAAACGGCGGGTTCATGACGATCGTGTCACAGGGACCGGCCGTTTCCTGCGCCGTAGCGATATCCGCAGGGATATATTCCACGTCGGCACCGAGAAGCCGGGCATTCTCCCGTGCGATCCGGATCGCATCGGTATCCGTCTCGATGCCCCGGACCGGCGCTGCCCCGAGCAGGGCGGCACCGATGGCAAGGATGCCTGTCCCGCTCCCGAGATCGCAGACCGATTTTCCCTCGATATCTCCCTGCATGAATGCATCGTAGAGGAGCCGGGCGGCAAGCGGTGCCGGTGTCTGGTACTGTTCGAGCCCGGCCCGTGGTTTTGTATATCCCGCACACCGCTGGAGCGCTATCTCAAGCTGCCGGAGTTTCATGCGATCTCGTCGATGGCATAATCGTCCCACGAGCGTTTGCCGCAGAGGATCTCGAACTCTTCGGGGGAGAGGACGGGCTTGGGGAACCTGATCTGATCGTCATAGGCGAGTCGGGGGCAGGCGGTGTTCACATAGCAGTCGAAGCCGAGGTTGAGGAGCTCGTCCGGGCTTACCTCGCGCAGGGCAACGATCACGGCCCCGGGGGAGAGCGCGGCAAGCCGTTCTGCAAGCGCTTTTCGTGCCTGCCCGGACTTGGTGCTCAGGAGAATGCCGATGGTCTTTGCATTGCGCGCTTTCTCGATCACCGCGAAGCGCCGGCGCAGGAGCGTATCGGCACTGACCTCCTGTGCAATTCCTGTCAGCGGGTCGAGCGCCACCACCCGGGCCTTGGTTGCAAGGGCGATCCCGATGGGGTGGAACACGCCCGTACCGACAAAAAGGATCACCGGGGCGCCGGCAGACTTTGCGGCGGCAAAACTGCACCCGAGGACCTGCCCCCGCAGGGGTGTACGGCCCGAGCCTTCGCCTACCCTGACCTCGTACCCTTTCGATGAGAGGAATGCTTCCATGGCAGGTACGAGATGGGCGTGCTGGACGGTCGTGACAAGGCCGACGGTCTTTTCCGGTACGAACGGCAGGGCTTTTTCAAGAACCGCCGTGTCGAAGTCCACGGCCCACGGGATAAAAAGGACATCGTCCCGGGTATCTACCGGTGCATGGCCGAAGTGCACGAGCAGATCGGCGCCATTGGATAAACAATCAAGGGCAAGGTCGCAGGCCCCGTAACAGGGATCGCCGCTCACGACCACCGCAAAACCCGCGGCTTTGAGGGCAGCGGCAGTCTCCGCCGCCTGCCGTTTGAGCCCCGCGGGGAACTGGAGGGCGACCTTCTTTGCCCCGCGGGATCTGAGCTGGGTTATCAGGTCAGATGTGGCGTTCAACGACGTGCACCTTGTCGTCGACATCGATCTTCACAAGCGACTTGTACGGCCGGCCGATATCCGGGTTCCCGCGCTGGATCACGATGCAGACATCTTTTACCTCGGCGCCTGCGATCTCAAGCGCGGCAAGCAGGGCCTTCATCGTGCCCCCGGTACTCACCACATCGTCGATGATGATGATCCGGTCGCCCTTGTACACGCCGTTTAAGTACAGCTCGCCTTTCGAGTACCCGGTCTTCTGGTGGACGGGCACCTCGTGGGGAAGCTTGTACTCGCGCTTGCGCATGACCACCATGGGGATGTCGGTCATCACCGAGAGTACGGATCCGATGTGGATGCCCATGGCCTCGACGACCACGATCTTGTCGACATTGTTTAAGTCGAGGACCTTGATCATCGCGCTGCACACGTCGCGCAGAAGTGCCGGTTCGACAACCGGTACCCCGTCAGTGATCGGGTGGATGAAGTAGTTGTATTCGCCCCTCTTTACCATCGGGCAGGTTTCCAGCGATTCTATCAGTTTTTCAAGCATGCATATCACCAAAATCGGAAAGGAATGCTTCGATGCAGTCTGCGGTTACGTGCGGCATGCAGACGATCCGCATGTGCCCGGCGCGGGTCCAGGAGACCCTCCACGGCGCGGGCGCCTTGTCGCAGACAAACGTCGCGACATTCACGTCGGGCGATGTTGCGGCCCGAACGCCGTACGTTTCCATACCGGCGATCAGGCGCCGGGTATTTTTCATGCACCCGGCAACAATGGCTTTCATGCCCTCGCTCCCCAAGTAATCGAGCACCGCAAGCGCCCCGGCCACCGGGGCCCCCGGCCGGGTGCCGGCAAGGGTATACTCTTTTTTTACCGTGAGGTACGGCGTATCGATGTTGAGCACGTCGAGCATGTCCGGCTCCCGGGTTAACAGGCACCCGGCCGGGATCGTGCTCATGCCCATCTTGTGCGGGTCGACCGCAATCGTGGTGACGCCGGGCAGGGAAAAGTCGAAGGGAATGGGATTGTCGAGGAAGGGGATCACCATGCCGCCAAACGCTGCATCCACGTGGAAGAAGATCCCGTGCTGGTCGGCGATTTTTGCAAGGTCGGCTATCGGGTCGACCATCCCGTACTCCGTGGTCCCGGCAACCGCGACCAGTGCGATCGTATTCCTGTCGATGAGTTCAGCCGCTGCGTCCACGTCCATGCGTTTATCCGGGCCGAGTGGGACGCTCCTCGTCTCGATACTGAGGATGTCGCAGGCTTTCTTAAAGGAGAAATGGGCGGACTGGGGG
This sequence is a window from Methanoregula sp. UBA64. Protein-coding genes within it:
- a CDS encoding MFS transporter, which codes for MNSGTCGDIGERTIKKVSVRLLPFLILLYVIAYLDRVNFGFAALEMNSALGLSSEVFGFLSGIFFIGYLFFELPSNLILQKVGARIWIARILVSWGIVVMFTAFVTGAFQVAVLRFALGVAEAGFFPGVLLYITYWFRGKDQAKAVGLLMTALAISTIVGAPVSTWILDSVHWLGMAGWRWLFIIEGLPAILLGIVAYFYLTDRPENARWLEPEERAWLSSEIEKENSLREQKGGHTGLVSVVADKRIWHLAFIYCMLVIALYGLGFWMPQIIRSMNASLSNTTIGLVMVIPYACAGAGMILWSRHSDRTGERRWHTAIPPLAGGIALALSGIVSSPLIAFALLVIATMGIFLAFGPFWTLPSLFLAEVTAAAGIAVINSIGNLGGFVGPTLMGCLAQITGSTNAGLVVIGACLALGGVCAAAVTSRRHETDTG
- a CDS encoding TylF/MycF/NovP-related O-methyltransferase, with protein sequence MSLFPKKNIICFFDTIAPSKYLVKFRKLAIIEPFMGYDIANRGRLSHYGSPERKQFATSLKKIRSETELLLEDIEAYHIYMAAKITQKIPGDIAEVGVYKGGSAKIICSAKGDRALHLFDTFAGLPKVDEVDQVWPFYEGKFAASYENVRAYLAGEKNVHIYKGLFPDTAGPVTEKQFSLVNLDVDTYESTKKCLEFFYPRMNAGGVIISHDYLTVPGVRKAVDEYFTDKPEPVVETAASQCIVVKV
- a CDS encoding METTL5 family protein; this translates as MKLRQLEIALQRCAGYTKPRAGLEQYQTPAPLAARLLYDAFMQGDIEGKSVCDLGSGTGILAIGAALLGAAPVRGIETDTDAIRIARENARLLGADVEYIPADIATAQETAGPCDTIVMNPPFGAQKQNLHADRPFIDAALAIAPVTYGIFNAGSTPFVNAYVKGRATVAGQVSGTFSIKRTFAFHTRDAHEIPVEILKLVRT
- the dph2 gene encoding diphthamide biosynthesis enzyme Dph2, whose product is MSTTRCTSLNATSDLITQLRSRGAKKVALQFPAGLKRQAAETAAALKAAGFAVVVSGDPCYGACDLALDCLSNGADLLVHFGHAPVDTRDDVLFIPWAVDFDTAVLEKALPFVPEKTVGLVTTVQHAHLVPAMEAFLSSKGYEVRVGEGSGRTPLRGQVLGCSFAAAKSAGAPVILFVGTGVFHPIGIALATKARVVALDPLTGIAQEVSADTLLRRRFAVIEKARNAKTIGILLSTKSGQARKALAERLAALSPGAVIVALREVSPDELLNLGFDCYVNTACPRLAYDDQIRFPKPVLSPEEFEILCGKRSWDDYAIDEIA
- the hpt gene encoding hypoxanthine/guanine phosphoribosyltransferase — encoded protein: MLEKLIESLETCPMVKRGEYNYFIHPITDGVPVVEPALLRDVCSAMIKVLDLNNVDKIVVVEAMGIHIGSVLSVMTDIPMVVMRKREYKLPHEVPVHQKTGYSKGELYLNGVYKGDRIIIIDDVVSTGGTMKALLAALEIAGAEVKDVCIVIQRGNPDIGRPYKSLVKIDVDDKVHVVERHI
- the mfnA gene encoding tyrosine decarboxylase MfnA; this translates as MLNKGCTEADLFSFLASKKREDMDHRYILSSMCTLPHPVAVRAHDMFMETNLGDPGLFPGTASLERLLIERFGTLFHKPDAGGYATSGGTESNLQALRLAKALCHTKAQNVIVPQSAHFSFKKACDILSIETRSVPLGPDKRMDVDAAAELIDRNTIALVAVAGTTEYGMVDPIADLAKIADQHGIFFHVDAAFGGMVIPFLDNPIPFDFSLPGVTTIAVDPHKMGMSTIPAGCLLTREPDMLDVLNIDTPYLTVKKEYTLAGTRPGAPVAGALAVLDYLGSEGMKAIVAGCMKNTRRLIAGMETYGVRAATSPDVNVATFVCDKAPAPWRVSWTRAGHMRIVCMPHVTADCIEAFLSDFGDMHA